CAAACACTCCTAATCGCTTAACCGTTGCAGCAGACAAtcaattttttcattttcttgcacaattaaatacttatatacaacctccttacggacccatactcaaggcccaatacttctaggcccaaattcggggcgttacataaaATCTAATATAAGTTTTACCTTGTTACGAGTGCGAATGTGTTGAGTGGTCCACTCGATGACATAAAAATGAAAAACGAAACCGAGCTCATGATTGTAGTAGTGAGAGACAACCTCTGATTTTGATTTATTTAGTTTTGTTGCTCAACACATCTCCCGTGCAATGTCGCCAACACGACAGACCCCTAACTGAGTTCGCCAGTTCGCCAATATGGACCCGGTGAGTATGGATCCATCCACCGGTAATCCCAACTATAACTGCACGTCCTCTAAAGTGATGGTACACTCCCCATATAGAAgatgaaatgtatgtgtctcGGGTCTCCACCTTTCCACAAACGCGCTGATGAGTTTtgggtccaacttgcacccctAGCCTATATTGGCCATGTGCAAAAAACCCGCTTCCCTCAAGTAATTTTCAATCAACGGTGATGGAGGACCAAGTAGATTACGGATAAAATATTGTAACACTTTATCTATCGactattataaaaaatattaattaaattataaaaattaaataatattaaaaaataaaatttacccttaccattttcatttggtcgacataaatatatttatcatCGAGATGAATTAATTGCCAAACCATTGCTAACACGATTAAATttcttataaattataaaaaataatactaatttagacaaaaataaaaaatttagagaGTTTTGAGAGCTTTTAGAGAGAAATTTGAAAGAACAATAAAATTGGTGTGAAAAAATGGGTGGAGGGTTTATACTTTTCTTTTCTTGATCGTTGGGCCCAACTGTCAGATTTTTAAACGGCCGTTGGAGGTGACCATTGAGGGATTACACGGCCAAAAGTGCGTCCTCGTCAGTGCTTTTTACTAAAACGCGTCTACATCAGCTCATTTTTGCTTGACACAAGGAAAAAAGTTCTGACGTGAAAGTCTTTTTTTGGGATTCCCCTAAAAACGTGTTTATGTCAGCGCATTTTTGGGATTTTAGTCTAAACCCGCCATTACTTTTAGAAATAGCTCATTTTCGTAAATAATTTCGGAAATGGACCTTTATTGgtactaaaccccaaaaaaaaataaaaatggaagaAACGTTTAAGTAggttaaattttagttaatttgaagTGTAATCCATGAACTTTCTTTGCTTTGAAATCAAATGATAAGGACACAGAAATTGTTTGAAGCAACAGCTTAAATTTCGAAATCAAAATTGCCACCTTTCTTAAAAAGAcacaaataagaaaaataaaaaatcgaccttcaacatatatacatttttaatTATCATCAAAGCATACTAAGACACCTATGTAACCTAAGTTACCTAACCCGACGTGgatgattatttttaattatctttcttattttttattaattaatttttcttgaTATTTTCCTAGCACCACAAACCAACGAGGAAAAACAagtaatttttgttttaaaagtaaaataataaaaaaatccacCTAATATCATCATCCAATTTGTCTTCTTCactcatccatttttctctcatCCAAACAACGAAAAAAAGGCTTATTTTTTGAGAATTTTCCCGAGAAAATTAAATCCTTGTCCTTAACCCAGATCCGTAGATCATCACCTCCAAATTCTTGCCGATAAATTAGTTCCTTttagattcttttttttttgtatattccCTTTATTAGGCAATCAAaatatattctttttttttcttcattaatACTGCTAAGTTTTTATCTCTCATAACAACCTaactttttctcttttctctaCCACCTAGTAAATGCAGCCTGATGATCCCAAAACGCTTGTTTTGGTTCACTGATTAATGGGTATTTAGTAGATTTTCAATAGACTTTATCCCTTTTCTACTCCTTGTAGTCACTAGAAGTagcggttttttttttttgaattttggagGGTTTTGAAAGTATTTTAGAATCTGGGTTTTGAGTTTTGGAGTTGATACCAATTTGGATGGATCTGAGAGTTAGTTCAAAGAGAAGGGTTTCGAGTCAATTTCTCTGTTAAaacttaaaaagtaaaaaaattcaatatttatGAAGTAGAATAAgagtttttccttttcttttttccttttaaataAACCCAGTCAGAATAAATCATGGAACATGTTATTGGTGGAAAATTCAAGCTTGGTCGAAAGATTGGGAGTGGATCCTTTGGTGAACTTTATTTAGGTATATGATAacagttttatatatatatatatatatatatatttgtctcCCTTTCTTTGCAGCCGTTTACTTGATTCTGGTGTATTTGTTTTGCAGGTGTTAATGTACAAAGTGGAGAGGAAGTGGCTGTTAAGTTGGTAATGTTTGacgttttaatttattttctttttcgttTAAACCCAAGCAGTTCTTCTATGTTGATGAAATCGAAGAAAATGAACTAAGGATTTTCTGCTTTTATTAAGTAGTTTACTGATTGCCAATCAAGCCTGGCTGAAATGGTAAAGGTTGAGGGCCgggaattttgatgttttatgttcGAGTCCCACCTTAAATATCATCTGTAGGTTCTTTAGATATATTCTGGATTTAACTTTTGTTGATGGGGAATTTGCTCCTCTTAGAGAAGTCTTCGAAGTTTTGTCTTCTGAGCAGACAACTTGGACGGTTAATGTATTGTCCCTGTGTCGGGATTTTGTGTCCACCCTCCGCGGAGAGCTGTGTTCACGGAGGGGGTGCCTCAGTTGGTGAGACCACTACCTGCAAGACACGGGATAAGGGCTAGTATTGCGCATGTGAATAATTATAGATACTTAGGCATGCCATAGCTTGAACCACCAATCTTGGTCTTCTATACAATTTATAAGCAAACATGGTACGACTTGAGTTGTAGTACAAGAGGTGTTCATGAGCTAGGTTGGGTTGGGTTCAGTTGGGGCTAAGCATGATGTTAACACACTTCATGCTTGTCCAAGCTTACCAATATTTGTAAATGGCTCATCCAAGCCCATTTTAGGCCtgtcattattttttaaaaatttgaaaaagtatgtatttatattaattttaatttaataatttaataatttaattttttttatttattatagttttatatatagttataaactttttaatgtttacattatattattatatattactatagatttaattatttttgttataaattacattatatataaaaatagcaTAATATAAAACATTTCAAACTTGAAAAATGGGCCAGGTCGGGAGCTTGGACTTTGAATGCTCAAGCTCGAGCCTAGTGTTTTTGCCTAAGCCCTTACAAATTTGAGGTAGGCTTTTGGGCCGCCTAGGCCAATGAATAGGTCTCAGTGGTACCATGTACCCCAACAAGTGACCTATATGGCATAGGTTAGGGGGTCAAACCCCAGTAAGGGTGAGACACTCAGGTTGCCACTTGTTGGGTGTACACCCACTTACGATCAAGGCGCTCCCGGCTTTGTGAACTAGGCCCTTAGGGCAGCCGCTTGTGGCATGCTGGCTTTTAGCAGAGCACGGGAGACAATGCCCTCTCCTGGAGGACAATACCTTCAGTTGTTAAGGGACTGGATTGACTACTTGGCGGATGACACTTTGAAGACTTCTCCCTAAGATTTCTTTTAGTTTAACTCTGGAAATATTTCAGTTTTCTCTGTATATGATTTTGTATCAATTTGGTTTTAGTTTTGGATAGtcaaacatatattatttgtgaTTGTACTTGTGAActcaggaaaagaaaaaaaaatgttttacTGATTTGGAGCTGGAGTACATTTCTGAAATTACTACAAATTGCTCTGAATATAATAATAGGAAGCTTGCAGGAGAGGTTTTTTTATATGTTTGTTTTTTCATTGAGAAAAAGAGTCATGTTAAGAATTTCTTTGACCGTGATTTGCTTTGAATTTTGCTGCTAATATAGAAATGGATCCATCAATTATTTGCTGATGGTTCTGTATCATCTGCATAAGTGCTTACGAGAATTTCTCCAGAAGTTCAGTTGTTAGATTGTAGTTATGCTTATgttgtttctttttctatttgatatttttaattgaatttcaTAATCTTGCTGATGTTTGAAGTGTTGAATCTGTTATTGATTTGTACTCTCTTTGTTTGCCCAGGAATCTATCAAGACCAAGCATCCCCAACTTCTGTATGAGTCAAAGCTGTACATGCTTCTTCAAGGAGGGAGTAAGTTCTATCGCTCTCTCTTATGTATCCATCTATTTTCTTACTATTAGTTGGAGCCCATAACTAGTTATTCTTTTTCTTACTATAAGTTGGAACCCATAACTAGTTATTCTTACTTTCTTTTTCATGTGCAGCCGGAATTCCTCATTTAAAATGGTTTGGAGTTGAGGGTGAATACAATGTTATGGTTATCGATCTTCTTGGACCAAGCCTAGAAGATTTGTTCAACTATTGCAATCGGAAGTTTTCTTTAAAAACAGTTTTGATGCTTGCAGATCAGTTAGTAAGTATACTATCTTTTTAGGGAAACTATAATTTGGCTAGTTGGCTGCCTTGCTTATACATGTTCTCTCCTTGGTTCAGTTAATCAGAGTTGAGTATATGCATTCTCGCGGTTTTCTTCATCGTGACATAAAGCCCGATAACTTTTTGATGGGTCTAGGGCGCAAAGCAAATCAGGCATGTTCTTCTGTTTATTCCCTGCATCTATTTGCGCATGCAGTTATTAGATTTGTAAATAGATGATAAGGCATGAGATTGTGTTGACAAAGCAGTATCTTTCGAGTCACTGATTCAATAAGATGTCCTAGTATGCATTGCTTAATTCCATTGTTTCCCTCTTTTCACTGCAGGTATACGTAATTGATTATGGTCTTGCAAAAAAGTTTAGGGATCTTCAAACACACAAGCACATACCATACAGGtaaatatttttgatgttttaatttatagAATTTGATATTTCCTCTCGTAGAGTATTTCGCAATTGACCCCGAATTAGAGAACTCTAAGCTTGACTTTATTCTTCTGGTAATAGATTTAATAACCACGAGTTTCATATGAAAAGGCTATCTAGCTTAGCCGAATAAGTGAtggttaaaattttcattatttttatttgccACTTCTCAGCATACATAAAGTATCCATTTCATTCCTAGACTTAGAGTGCCTTGTAAACAATTTGGTTTTATGATTAATTGTTGACATAATGACTTATTTGACCTtccaattttatataaaaaatcattttagccctCTATTCAAATTTTTGCCtcttttagcccttaaacttgtgttgtttgtcaaatcaccccAGAATGGATAGAAAAGTTAAACCTTTGCTAATGTGGCGTACACATGGATTGCCACATTagcaattaattaaaattttttaaatataaaaaattaaaaaaggtataaaaattattaaagatatttttcaattttttaaaaattaattagttGCTAACATGGCATACATGTGGGTGCCACATCATCAAAGTTAATAGACGTCAATATTTCCATCCATTTTGAGTGTGATTTGACAAGCAatactaaaagagatgaaaaattaaattgagggctaaaatgaatttttttataaagttggagGGCCAAATAAGTCATTACCTTCATTATTTTACaaaaatctttatacttaaatttagCTTCATCTATTAGTTTTCAATTGTTCCAATAAGGATAGCTCATATGTAGCTCTGTCCTCATATTGGTAGTATTTCTTATTCAATGTATACCTTTTTCAATAGCCACGGATACTCATTAAGTTTTCCCTTTTTTTGGTAGGGAAAATAAGAATCTTACAGGAACAGCTCGATATGCAAGTGTTAACACTCACCTTGGAGTTGGTAAGGAACTTACTGCATTTAATATGCATATGGGGTTTACTTTCAGCCAACAGTTGTTGCTTCAGACTATTTTGGCTTTATATATGATCCGACATGGCCTACATAACTTGCAGAGCAAAGCAGGAGGGATGATCTCGAATCTCTTGGTTATGTGCTTATGTACTTCCTCAGGGGGAGGTTGGTAGAACTAGTAATTGGTTGCTTACTTCACGGATCTTTTAAATGTTGagactttgtttctttgttttttgCTTCAGCCTTCCATGGCAGGGATTGAAAGCTGGCACCAAAAAGCAGAAGTATGACAAAATTAGTGAAAAGAAGATGCTTACTCCCATAGAGGTAGCATTACTTGCTTGGTTTTGATAGCAGTGAATACTCTTATACAAATATTTGAGACCAAAAAAGAATAAATTGGTTATTCAGAAGTTGAACTTTTCAAGGTTTCCTGCTAGTTATCTTCATTTCTGGAAATTGGGGACTGAATGTGCCTGATAAGTAATGTCATTTTCAGGTCCTTTGCAAATCATATCCTTCTGAGTTCACATCATACTTCCATTATTGTCGATCACTACGATTTGAAGATAAACCGGATTATTCATACCTGAAGAGGCTGTTCCGAGACCTTTTCATTCGAGAAGGTTAACTTGTTATTCTACCTGTCACCGTTCGAATATACTCACCATTATCATTCTTCACATAAATTTTCTAGAGATCTTTTATCATGAAATCTGCTTGACTGTGGTCTCAAAGTTATTGATTTTGACAACTAACTCATGCAGGTTATCAGTTTGACTATGTATTTGATTGGACTATACGGAGATACCCACAGGTTGGCTCTAGCTCAAGAGCTCGGGTCAGTGATCTTTTAACTTGCTGGCCTTGATTTTCTTGGAAATATTAATTTTGATTCTCCATTAAGGATTTTTATAGTATGTTTATTTGCCATTCCTCAACAGCCTAGCCTGAAGCCAGGTTTAAATCCCCCGGGAGTCTCTGCTGAAAGAACAGAAAGGCCTTCAGGTCTGTTCCTTTTCACAGCCTGGTTTGAGAATAGAAGAAAATCTAACTGTTGAGTATTTTGTTCGACGTGTCTGAATCAGCCAACTAACAACTCTTATCACGTTTTTTATTATCTTTAGTTGGCCAAGAGATTGGAGAAAGGTTGTCTGGCACTATTGAGCCGCTTACAAGACGCATTGGTTCTGGGCAGGGTTTGCATGGTGATCAGTCTAGATACATATCTGATGATGTGCCGTCATCCAAGGATGTGGTGAGTTTCATTACTCCATTTTCTCTCGAAAATCACTTTCTTTCTAGGGAGTTGAACATTTTCTGCCTTTATGAATCATTTGCCACAGaagttaattattttcttttctctccttcaGCAACCTGATTCTGAAAAGGTTCACTCCTCCTCAAGAAATGATAGTTCTTCAAAGAGGCCTGTCGCAACAGGAAGCCGACTGGACTCCTCTGGTGAGCCTAACGAAAATCGGTCTGGCAGATTAGTCTCAAGCAGTAGTCGCCTGTCAACAACTCAGAGAATCCTCCCTGGGTTTCAATCCAAATCAGCATCTTATACTCGAACCTCAGCCACAAGAGGTGGTCAAGATGATTCCCTTCGGAGCTTCGAGTTCTTGACAATTGGGAGTGGGAAAAGGAAATAAATTGAACATGCATCTTGTAGGAAGGATTTGCTTGTTTCGGAGGCACACTTATTATCTGATGGAAATCTCGGCACTATAACGGTATTTACGAGCAGTTACTAGTATGTATATCGGTGGTCATGATTTGGTTCCAACCATGACAGTCTCCCTGGAAAACATTTTCAGTCCTTCCCCATGTACCCCGTCAGTATACTTGGCATTATGATGCCTCTAGTCAGTAAAGTAATAGAAATGAGCTTCATCCTAAGTAATTGTCCATATATTTTCAACATTctatctgtaataaacacttgATGTTTCTTTCTTTAATTAGAAGCATTAAaagaaatacatatatatatatatattatggcaAAGACTTTCCGCCTTCAGGTATCATCTGCTATATATAGATACACATTAGGAATTCACTTACACCATCCAATCAATGaatttatcaaatatatttatattttcatgTATGTCAAATTTTGAATTGATTCTATGCTTTCATCAAATcgtttatattaatatatatttaacagttataaattatttatataaaatgaatagttaaaatttttaattgatatCAAATTTGGTATGCATGATTCATATGAATGGAGATGGGTATATTCATATGAATGGAGATGGGTATATGATCTATATAAATGGAGTATGAAATATGAtagttaaattgttaaaatattaattgccTAAAGAGGTATAAAGAATATAAATTAAGTTTTACACTAATGCAAGTggatttctcatatatatatatatatatatatatatatatatatatatatatatatatatatatatatatatatatatatatatatatatatatatccacatAGAGCATTATTTGTGTAAATGGTTTATCCTTGTGAAAAATCCTCCATACCTTTATAAACTACACTAGTGGTCTTTAGGTCATCTAGTTATGGTGGAATTTGTTTTGTCATTCAATTACAAAGTAGATGAATCAACTGgaaatcataattttttttaattacaaatgCACATGGGTTTTGATTTTGAAAGTGAAAAGTAAAGATTCAAATAACTTATCGAGATAAATGTTAAGATCTTGAAAAAACAAATGGAGAAATTAAGTCGATGGGAAACTATAGCTTAAACCTTTAAAGGGAAATATGAAACGAAAAGTTGTAATAAAGAAAGCAAAAGAATTGGGAGAcaaaaaacttaaattttttttctaaaaacttcatattttttttgttttatatttatagtttttgataatttttagattttcttataaatattattatttttttttttgaatttttagaattaaaattaaatttaaatttaaaaataattaatatcataTCGAGATAATATCTAAATGTTGAgggttagtttttttttaaattatagttAAATTgagataaaatgtaaaagttgaaccctaaatttaatattatttaaatttaaactgTCGCCTTACCCTCCCATTCAAAACTTAATGAAATTTAATAGAAAAGGATTAAAAACAAACCCGATTAGTTGggaaatcattttaaaattacttataattggGTAAAAAAAATCAACCAGAGTTAGGTgaacacaaatttttttttccttcaatATAACTTGTTTTAGATATTGCTTCATCTTTCCAAATTTGTATGTATGGGATGGTTTTATTGAGTTAAAAGATTGCAATATAGTTGTTTACCTACTATACCAAATCATGTATGCTTGTTTTATAAaactttttataaaaaaaaatgttaaCTAGATAGGTTTGGTTGAGTGGAAGAATacaaaaaagaatgaaaaatgaaaaaaaaaagaaaatgtgaGAGAAGTGTctattaatttgaaattatgcATTTTACAAAAGTGTTCTTTTAATTTGTCAACTCTATTAAATAAAAGTCTAGAACACTTATATagaaagaaaaattatatttttcatatttttacccttcaatcttttatttttcaactttttttcatTCTACTAAACAAAACCTTAAGAGTTCGTTTTAGACATTAcaatattttaattgattttaaaatatcaatatcAATCAAATAAGGTTATacccttaatatttttatttacttattttactAGATATCACCAACTGATTGCAACACATGTCAAGTAAATTATTTAGTTGGTTACCCAATTTTTAGAgcgctttcattttggtcacctaaAATAAAATCCTTACAATTTCATCGTCCAATTTTTAGGACGTTTTCATTTTAGTCTCCCAACTGTTAAATCTCTAACAACAATTAGATTGTACACACTACATCATGTTTAtactttcattttagtcacttaacttctaattcactttcattttggtcacccaaaattttttttcaatattgaaattttaaatttcaaaacatcaaaatcaattaaataaatttttgaaaaaattttatcCCTTGGTAATGCCAACTAATTTGTTATTGtcatattgaaattaattaaattaattaatttaatcaccttctaaattttaaatttttattttatgtttctagATTATGCTTAATGAAATCAACTCAAATaactttatatttaataattgtctCTGAAAAATATAACTCCGGATCTTCCATGCTAAgctaaaagcaaagaaaaatcCTTGCAATTAGTTAAAgtaatttgtaacagcccgattttcagTGATGTCGGAAAACAGCAGTTCGAGACCACCAAATCTGATGAGTAAgctcgtaaattttattatttagcaTTTACAAGTCAAATGTGGTTCTAGAAAGATTTTTGAATTAATAATTTGAGTTTTATAAGGATTTattaggtcaagtggttttagaaaatgaggtatcgggacctcatttctataaaccgagtcgtaaatatttttataaatatttacagagtgtcattaagatagtattaaagtttcgttagaaaactttaacgttttgatagttaatcaattaaaaaggactaaattaaagaaggtgcaaaacttgctaattaaaGAAATAGTGATTTAATAGCCCAAATGATAAATAAGGGAGGACTAAAAGGGAAAATAGACACACATGAGATGGATGAGGCGGCATAAACagaaaaaaataatgaaattagg
The Gossypium arboreum isolate Shixiya-1 chromosome 10, ASM2569848v2, whole genome shotgun sequence genome window above contains:
- the LOC108489519 gene encoding casein kinase 1-like protein 10 — encoded protein: MEHVIGGKFKLGRKIGSGSFGELYLGVNVQSGEEVAVKLESIKTKHPQLLYESKLYMLLQGGTGIPHLKWFGVEGEYNVMVIDLLGPSLEDLFNYCNRKFSLKTVLMLADQLLIRVEYMHSRGFLHRDIKPDNFLMGLGRKANQVYVIDYGLAKKFRDLQTHKHIPYRENKNLTGTARYASVNTHLGVEQSRRDDLESLGYVLMYFLRGSLPWQGLKAGTKKQKYDKISEKKMLTPIEVLCKSYPSEFTSYFHYCRSLRFEDKPDYSYLKRLFRDLFIREGYQFDYVFDWTIRRYPQVGSSSRARPSLKPGLNPPGVSAERTERPSVGQEIGERLSGTIEPLTRRIGSGQGLHGDQSRYISDDVPSSKDVQPDSEKVHSSSRNDSSSKRPVATGSRLDSSGEPNENRSGRLVSSSSRLSTTQRILPGFQSKSASYTRTSATRGGQDDSLRSFEFLTIGSGKRK